In one Capra hircus breed San Clemente chromosome 22, ASM170441v1, whole genome shotgun sequence genomic region, the following are encoded:
- the DNASE1L3 gene encoding deoxyribonuclease gamma, translated as MPLPLACLLLLLLSTHSALALKICSFNVRSFGESKKANCNAMDVIVKVIKRCDIILLMEIKDSNNRICPTLMEKLNGNSRRDITYNYVISARLGRNTYKEQYAFLYKEKLVSVKQSYLYHDYQAGDADVFSREPFVVWFQSPYTAVKDFVIVPLHTTPETSVREIDELADVYTDVKRRWNAENFIFMGDFNAGCSYVPKKAWKDIRLRTDPKFVWLIGDQEDTTVKKSTNCAYDRIVLRGQEIVNSVVPQSNHIFDFQKAYRLSEQKALDVSDHFPVEFKLQSSRAFTNSKKSVSSKKKKKASRA; from the exons ATGCCTCTGCCGCTGGCCTGCCTGCTGCTTCTCCTCCTCTCCACCCACAGTGCCCTGGCCCTCAAGATCTGCTCCTTCAATGTGAGGTCCTTTGGGGAATCCAAGAAGGCAAACTGTAATGCAATGGATGTCATTGTGAAG GTCATCAAACGCTGTGATATCATACTCCTGATGGAAATCAAGGACAGCAACAACAGGATCTGTCCCACTCTGATGGAGAAGCTAAATGG aaattcaagaagaGACATAACATACAACTATGTGATTAGCGCTCGCCTTGGAAGAAACACATATAAAGAACAGTATGCCTTTCTCTATAA agAAAAGCTAGTGTCTGTAAAACAAAGCTACCTCTACCATGACTATCAGGCTGGAGACGCAGACGTGTTTTCCAGGGAACCCTTTGTGGTCTGGTTCCAGTCACCATACACCG CTGTCAAGGACTTCGTGATTGTCCCCCTGCACACCACCCCTGAGACATCCGTTAGAGAGATTGATGAGCTGGCTGATGTCTATACAGATGTGAAACGTCGCTGGAATGCAGAG AATTTCATTTTCATGGGTGACTTCAACGCCGGCTGCAGCTATGTCCCCAAGAAGGCCTGGAAGGACATCCGCCTGAGGACGGACCCCAAGTTCGTTTGGCTGATCGGGGACCAAGAGGACACCACGGTCAAGAAGAGCACAAACTGTGCCTATGACAG gatcgTGCTTAGAGGACAAGAGATTGTCAACTCTGTTGTTCCTCAATCAAACCACATCTTTGATTTCCAGAAAGCTTACAGGTTGTCTGAACAGAAG GCCCTGGATGTGAGTGACCACTTTCCAGTTGAATTTAAACTTCAGTCTTCGAGGGCCTTCACCAACAGCAAAAAATCTGTctcttcaaagaagaaaaaaaaggccaGTCGTGCCTAG